In Peptostreptococcus equinus, the DNA window CTAGTTGAAATGGATGCCATTGGCACAGAAGTGAATAAGGAGGCTCTAAAAAGAGATATTTTATACTTGATGCATTATTATTATGACTTGCCTTTTGAAGAATTAAGCATATCTGAAATAATTAATGAAGTATTTAGATTTATGAGAACACATAAGGTAAAGTTACCTAGACAGTTAGTCACTTTAGGTAAAACAGTCATAACATTAGAAGGTACATCTAGGGGACTATACAAGAATTTTAGTGTAGAAGAAATAGCAAGTGCATATTTGAAATATTATAAAGAAGAGAAATTAGACATTAGAAAGAACTTTGCAAAAGCTAAGTCTAATATTGATGAATATTATTTTGAATTAATATCCGTTCCAAATCAGCTAAAGAGTATATTAACTATATTAGAAAAAAATAACTTGAAATTAGATATTGGAGAAATGAGATCTCCCAAGCTAGAAGATAACATTAAGAAATTTACTACTCAAGTTTCAATGAGTATAATGCTTGCGGCTTGTATAGTAGGATCGTCATTGATATTGTCTTCTAATAATATACAAAAATATAGACTCATAAAATATATGGGCATAAGTGGATTCATACTATCTTTTATAATTGGTATTACATTGGTATTTATGATATTAAAAAATAATTATAGAGGTAAAAAATAGTATTGAATAATAAATATATTTGAAACGATATTTTTAAATAGTAGAAAAGAGGAATATATTTGAAAAAATGGAATCTAAAAACTTTATCAAGTCCACAATCAAATGATTTGATAAAAGAAATGAAAATAAGTGATTCTATAGGGCAAATTTTAATAAATAGAAACATTGATGAAAAAGAAAAACTGGATATGTATATTAATCCTAAAATTGAAAGTTTAAGGAATCCATTTTTGTTAAAAGATATGGATAAGGCGGTATCCAGAATAAAAGATGCAATAAGCAGAAAAGAAAAAATTGTAATTTATGGAGATTATGATGTAGATGGAGTTTCATCTACATCAATTTTGCTTATATATTTCAATCATGTTAACTATCCTGTAGATTTTTATATACCAAATAGATTAGAAGAGGGTTATGGGCTAAATATTGAGGCTATTGACCATATAAAAGAAATGGGAGCTAATTTAATTATAACTGTTGATTGTGGTATTACATCTGTTGAAGAAGTAGAATATGCAAAAGAAAAATCTATAGATGTAATAATTAGCGACCATCATGAGCCACAAGAAGAATTACCAAGAGCTGTTGCAGTAATCGACCCTAAAAGAGAAGATTGTAAATATCCATTTAAAGGAATTTGTGGGTGTGGTGTAGCATTTAAACTTATACATGCATTGAGTGGAGATGAAGATTTTTTTGCCAATATAAATTTATATTTAGAAATAGTTGCGCTTGCTACTATTTGTGATGTCATGCCAGTTTTAGATGAGAATAGAATTATAGTTAAAAATGGTATGGAAATAATGGGCAAGGGAGCTAACAAGGGTATGGAAGCTCTTATAAAAGTATGTGCAATAGATAAAGAAAAGCTGAGAAGTTCGCATCTTGGGTTTGCTATAGGTCCAAGAATAAATGCTTCAGGTAGATTGGGCTTTTCTAGGTTAGGAGTTGAATTATTTATAGAGAATGATTCTGATAAAGCTTTTGAAATTGCAGAACTAATGAATTTGAAGAATCAAGAAAGGCAAGATATAGAATCTTATATATACAATCAAGTAGAAGATCGGATTAGATCTGATAAATCTTACTCAAAAGATAAAGTATTGGTTCTATCTGGAAGAGGATGGCATCATGGTATAATAGGTATTGTAGCATCAAAAATAACTGAAAAGTATTATAAACCCACAATATTATTATGTTCTGATGAAGATGGTATAGCTGTTGGTTCTGCCAGGTCAATAAAAGGATTCGATATTTTTTCAGCATTGTGTAAGTGTTCTGATTTAATGATGAAATTTGGTGGTCATGAGCAAGCTGCAGGTATGACAATGGAAGAGACAAAAGTTGAAGAACTTAGAAAAATCATTAATGAAATAGCAGATTATAGATTAGAAGAACAAGATCTGATAGAAAATATTGGTATTGAATACATGATAAAAGCTGACGATTTAACGTTGGACCTCGAGGAAGAACTGCATATATTAGAGCCATTTGGTATTAGAAATCCAACACCATATTTTATGATGCAGGAATGTCTTGTAAAAGCCGTTTATTATATGGGCAAAGATAAAAAACATATAAAACTTATAATTGAAAATGGAAAAGAATTTGACTGTGTAGGATTTGGACTAGCTCATTTATTGAATGATTTTGAAGTTGGAGATTTAATAGATATAGTATTTACAATTAATAAAAATACATATATGGGTAACACAAAGCTACAACTTATGATAAAGGATATTAAACTTAATAAGCCTTGTAACATGAAAAATAACA includes these proteins:
- the recJ gene encoding single-stranded-DNA-specific exonuclease RecJ gives rise to the protein MKKWNLKTLSSPQSNDLIKEMKISDSIGQILINRNIDEKEKLDMYINPKIESLRNPFLLKDMDKAVSRIKDAISRKEKIVIYGDYDVDGVSSTSILLIYFNHVNYPVDFYIPNRLEEGYGLNIEAIDHIKEMGANLIITVDCGITSVEEVEYAKEKSIDVIISDHHEPQEELPRAVAVIDPKREDCKYPFKGICGCGVAFKLIHALSGDEDFFANINLYLEIVALATICDVMPVLDENRIIVKNGMEIMGKGANKGMEALIKVCAIDKEKLRSSHLGFAIGPRINASGRLGFSRLGVELFIENDSDKAFEIAELMNLKNQERQDIESYIYNQVEDRIRSDKSYSKDKVLVLSGRGWHHGIIGIVASKITEKYYKPTILLCSDEDGIAVGSARSIKGFDIFSALCKCSDLMMKFGGHEQAAGMTMEETKVEELRKIINEIADYRLEEQDLIENIGIEYMIKADDLTLDLEEELHILEPFGIRNPTPYFMMQECLVKAVYYMGKDKKHIKLIIENGKEFDCVGFGLAHLLNDFEVGDLIDIVFTINKNTYMGNTKLQLMIKDIKLNKPCNMKNNIYLNEKIYYMLLNKINSEKNDEYLIKNMDMCNEIKENKFFDQKKEILSRKIKREENILSQYQENTLVLYNTIEGYCRSKSDSSLLEFENVELAYLSNIDKYDIKVYNKIIIYDYFYDLDELLFIYCKKNKDTEVIMNFGNQDFIYLNKSIRNMEFDRDEFVVIYKHLMGINEDKITYSKFIKSQKFSPLKIMIILETFKNAQILNYKINYENDILCFNFLPKPAKKLSLEENSVVIKLKNIIKKYNVTYGN